A stretch of Henckelia pumila isolate YLH828 chromosome 4, ASM3356847v2, whole genome shotgun sequence DNA encodes these proteins:
- the LOC140867563 gene encoding uncharacterized protein, protein MVFCVECGTTRNPCRCRVVGPTLGLLAFALAALVEWPVGALVYPFRHSKGRRIMGHPSTVVYPRVSHAIPI, encoded by the coding sequence ATGGTTTTCTGCGTAGAGTGCGGGACGACGAGGAATCCATGCAGGTGCAGGGTGGTGGGGCCGACGCTGGGCTTGTTGGCCTTCGCATTGGCGGCGCTGGTGGAGTGGCCGGTGGGGGCTCTCGTTTATCCCTTCCGCCACTCCAAGGGTCGCCGGATAATGGGTCACCCCTCCACCGTCGTGTACCCCAGGGTCTCACACGCTATTCCCATTTGA